Sequence from the Kribbella aluminosa genome:
CCTGCCGTGGGCCTACACGAAGGGCGCGGTCGAGGCCACCCGCCAGCATTCCCTGACCTTCACGAAGCCGGACCGTTAGCGACTACCAGGCGGGCGCACTGGCCTCGGCGAACAGCTCCTCCGGCCAGGTCCAGAGCGCCCGCTGGGTCAGCAGGATCGAGATGGTCCCGTCAGCGGTCGTCGACCACAGGGTGCCCAGCCCACCGGCCCAGCCGTACCGCCCGTCGTCGCCAACGGACACCCCGTAGCCCCAGCCGGTGTCCGGGCCGAGGAAGTCGAGGGACCCAGCTCGCTGTACCGGTGTGAGCTGGTCGGTGGTCATCTCGGCTACCGCCTCCCGCGACAGCAGGTCGCCGCTCTCCAGCATCCGGGTGAACGCGTGGAAGTCGTCCACCGTCGAGATCAGCCCACCCGCAGCGTCCGGGAACGACGGCGGCGTCAGCCACTGGCTCTCGGCCGCCGTGTCGAGCACGTCGTCCCCGACGTACGCCGTGGTGAGCCGAGCAGGATCCGCCGCGGTGAACCCGGTGTCACGCATTCCCAGCGGCTCGAACAGCCGCTCGCGCAGGAACTCCTCCAGCGGCTGACCCGAGACCCGTGAGATGAGTACGCCGAGCAGATGCGAGCCCGTGGCGTACAGCCAATGCTCACCCGGCTGGTACTGCAGCGGTAGCGTCCCGAGCCGCCGCATCCACTCGTCCGGCTCCAGGTCCGTCCGCGGGATAGGTGGCCCGAACGTCCGTACGCCGAGCTCCTCCTCAGCCTGCCGCAGCCCCGGGTTGCCGGACTCACCCAGACCGAGCCGGAACGTCAGCAGGTCCCGCACCGTGATCGCCCGCTCAGCCGGCACCGTGTCGTCGACCGGCCCGTCCGGTTCTCGCAGTACGACGGGATTCGCGAGCTCGGGCAGTACGTCGGCGGCAGGCGCGTCCAGCGACAGTTGGAGGTCGTCGACGAGGAGCATGGTCGCCGCTGCGGTGATCGGCTTCGTGAACGACGACACCCGGAACAGGCTGTCCCGCTCGAGGTCCGGCCCGTCGTACGCCGTCCGGCCGTGGACTTGGAGGTGTGTCTCGTCGCCACGGCTCACCAGGCTGATCAGACCGGGTACGACGCCGTTGTCGACGTAGGTGTTCAGCATCAGCCCAGTCCAGCAGCGAACGGCCTGTCGCGCCACTGTCTCAGTCATCCCCTGATGTGCGCAGGGGGATCAACCGGTTAGGTGTGAGCGCTGCGTCCACCGGGCGATCGTGGGAGTCGGACGGGAGCGTGTCGACGACCTCTGTGTCGTACACGGCGGCCCACACCGGCGTACCGGGACGTACGCGGGCGAGGGCCCGGTCGTACGAGCCGCCGCCTCGTCCCAGCCGTACGCCGTCGTAAGCGACCGCCACGGCCGGGCAGATGACCAGGTCGGCGGTGGCGATGGCGCCGGAGCCCAGGTCGACCGGCGGCTCCGACAGGCCGAGCCGCCCGGGCACCAGGTCCGCCGCGCCAGGGGCAACGCCCCAGCCCAGGTCGTTGTCGGCGTACAGGATCGGCAGCAGCACCTCGCGTTGTGTCGCGAGCAGCCAGTCGATCAGCGCACCGGTCTGCGGCTCAGGCCCCATGGACACGTACAGCGCGATCCGGTACACGGCCGGCAGCACCTGTTGGACGCTCGCCAGCAGTCCCTCCGCGTGGTGCCGTGCACCCCGCGCCTCCAGGAACTGCTGCCGCGCCACAGCCTTCGTCAAGAACACCTTCTGATCGTATGAGCGTGACGCGGGCAACACTGGGATTACCGGCTGTCCCCTAGGGTTGGTGCATGGGTGAGGTGGGTCTCAGACAAGCGCAGGAGAAAATGCGCGCGGCCGGTGCGGCCGACGTTGCAATACGCGTCTTCACGCACTATTACCGGCTGCTCGAGTCCGGGCACCAGGGCAAGATCCCCGAGGACGACATCGAGCCGGTCGGTGACCTGCCGCACCTGGACCATCTGGACACCGACCCGGACGCGCGCCGCGCAGCGCTCGCCGAGACGGTGGTGATCAAGCTCAACGGCGGCCTCGGTACGTCGATGGGCGTCACCGGCCCGAAGTCCGCGCTGCCGGTGAAGGACGGGCTGAGCTTCCTGGACATCATCGCCCGGCAGATCCTCGGGACCCGGCGTGCGTACGACGTACCGCTGCCGCTGGTGCTGATGAACTCGTTCCGCACCAAGACCGAGTCGCTGCGGATCCTCGGCGAGTACGACGGGCTGGCGATCGACGGCCTGCCGCTCGACTTCCTGCAGAACATGGAGCCGAAGCTGCTCGCCGACGACCTGACGCCGGCCGAGTGGGAGCCGGACCCGGAGCTCGCCTGGTGCCCGCCCGGCCACGGCGACCTGTTCACCGCGCTGGTTGCCTCCGGCACCCTCGACGCGCTCCGCGAGCACGGCTTCCGGCATGCGTTCATCTCGAACGCCGACAACCTGGGCGCCACCCCGGACCCGCGGATCGCGGCCTGGATGGCGGAACATTCCGTACCGTTCGGTATGGAGGTCTGCCGACGGACCAGGTCCGACCGCAAGGGCGGGCACGTCGCGGTCCGCAAGTCCGACGGGCGCCTGATCCTGCGGGACAGCGCGCAGGTCGCCGACGAGGACACGCAGTACTTCCAGGACATCAGCCGGCACAAGATGTTCAACACCAACAACCTGTGGATCGACCTGGACCGGCTGGCCGACCTGATGGCCGGGCACGACGGCATCCTCGGGCTGCCGATCATGGTGAACCGGAAGACCGTCGACCCGGCCGACCCGTCGTCGCCGAAGGTGATCCAGCTGGAGACCGGGATGGGTACCGCGATCGAGACCTTCGAGGGGTCCCAGGCGGTGATCGTGGACCGCAGCCGGTTCAAGCCGGTGAAGACCACGAACGACCTGCTCGTCCTGCGCTCGGACGTCTACGAGCTGGACGAGGCCGGTGAGCTGACCACGAAGCACGAGGGTGACGAGCCGTACGTCGACCTGGACCCGGAGTACTTCCGGATCCTCGCCGACTTCGAGGCACGGTTCCCGGCGGGGCCGCCGTCGCTGGTCGCCGCCGACCGGCTGGCGGTCCGCGGTGACGTTGCCTTCGGCAAGGACGTGACGGTGGTCGGGGACGTCGAGGTGACCGCGCCGGCCGGCGAGCGCCGGGTGATCCCGGACGGAACCGAGCTGCGTTGACCGACGACCTCCTGGTCCGTCCGCTGGAGCCGTCCGACACCGCCGGGGCCGCCGCCGTCTGGTGGCGGTCACGGCACGCCGACGGGTCCCAGCTGCCGCCGGCGATCCACACCGCGGAGCAGGTCGCCGGCTGGTTCGCCGACGTACTGCTGCCGGACGGGGGCACCTGGGTGGCGCTCGACGAGGACCGGATCGTCGCGGTCCTCACCCTCGACGGCGACGACCTCGACCAGCTGTACGTCGCCCCGGAGGCGGCCGGGCGGCGGATCGGCTCGGTCCTGGTCGACCTGGCGAAGGACCTCCGCCCCGGCGGGCTGGCGCTGTGGACGTTCCAGACCAACCTGCGCGCCCAGTCCTTCTACCGGCAGCACGGCTTCCACGAGGTACGCCGTACCGACGGCTCGGCCAACGAGGAACACGCGCCGGACGTCCGCATGGTCTGGGGCAAACATCCGGAATCGGACCTCACCTAGAACCACACCGGACTTCTTCACGCACCCTCCCGGACGATCGCAGGAAACGGCGGTTTGGTGGATTAGGGTCGAGCACGTGAGACGAAGTGTGGATGAGCATCTGGAGGCCGTACTCGGACGGGTGACGGCCCTGCCGGCGTTCGATCAGCCGTTGATGGACGCGGTCGGGCTGATGCTCTGCGAGGACATCGTCTCGGGGGTGAGCCTGCCGGGGTTCGACAACTCGGCCATGGACGGGTACGCCGTGCAGGCCGCGGACCTGGCCGGTGCCTCGGACGAGAACCCGATCAGCCTGCCGGTGGTCGGGGAGTTCCGGGCCGGGCGCAGCGAGCCGATCGTGGTCACCCCTGGGACCTGTGTGCGGATCATGACCGGTGCACCGATGCCGCGCGGCGCGGACAGCGTCGTGCCGGTCGAGTGGACCGACGGCGGGACCGTCACGGTCCGGATCACCCAGCAGCCGCCGGTCGGCGGTTCGGTGCGGTATGCGGGCGAGGACGTGACGGCCGGGGTGCAGGTGCTCGACCGGGACACGGTCCTCGGCCCACGGCAGATCGCGGTGCTGGCGGCGGTCGGCCGGGCCCGGGTGAAGGCGCGGCCGCGGCCGCGGGTGGTGGTGATCTCGACCGGAGCCGAGCTGCGCGAGCCGGGCAGCCGGCTGGGCGACGGGCAGATCTACGACTCGAACAGCTACACCCTGGCGGCGTGCGCCCGGGACGCCGGCGCGGTGGCGTACCGGGTCGGCATCGTCGACGACGACCCGAAACGGATCATGGACACGCTCTCCGACCAGCTGGTGCGGGCCGACCTGGTGATCACCACCGGCGGCGTCAGCATGGGGGCGTACGACATCGTCAAGGAGGAGCTCTCCAAGCTCGGCACCGTGGACTTCCCGCAGGTCGCGATGCAGCCCGGGAAGCCGCAGGGGTTCGGGGTGATCGGCGACGACGAGGTGCCGATCTTCACGCTGCCCGGCAACCCGGTCTCGGCGTACATCTCGTTCGAGGTTTTCGTCCGGCCCGCGCTGCGCAAGATGATGGGGCAGATGCCGTACCGGCGGACGCTGGTCCCCGGGGTCACGCTCGACGGGTTCAGCTCACCGGCGGGGCGGCGGCAGTTCGTCCGTGCCGCGGCCACCTCAGGCGACGAGGGCTGGATGGCCAGTACAGTCGGCGGGCACGGCTCCCACCTGCTGGGCGGGCTGAGCCGGGCGAACGCACTGATCGTGGTGCCGGAGGACGTGACGTCGGTCCGGTCCGGCGATCAAGTGGAGCTGATGCTGCTAGGGGGTGAGACCGGATGACGCACGACCCGGGTGCGACCGGTACGCCGGGGCCTGGCGGGCTGACCCATGTCGACGAGACCGGGGCGGCGCGGATGGTGGACGTGTCCGCGAAGGACGCCGGCGCCCGCCGGGCCGTTGCCAGCGGCAAGGTTTTCGTCTCCGCCGAGGTGGTGACGGCGCTGCGCGGTGACGGCGTGCCGAAGGGCGACGCGCTCGGCGTCGCCCGGATCGCCGGGATCATGGGCGCGAAGCGCACCCCGGACCTGGTGCCGCTCTGCCATCCGATCGCGATCACCGGCGCCAAGGTCGACCTGGAGGTCGCGGACGACGCAGTACTGATCCGCGCCCAGGTGAAGACCACCGACAGGACCGGCGTCGAGATGGAGGCGCTGACGGCGGTCGCGGTCGCCGGGCTCGCGATCATCGACATGGTGAAGGCGCTGGACCCGGCCGCCGTGCTGTCCGACGTACGGGTGGAGCTGAAAGAAGGCGGCAAGACCGGGCACTGGGAGCGGTCGTGAGAGCCCTCGTCGTCAGCATCTCGAACCGCGCCGCGGCCGGGGTGTACACCGACACGACCGGTCCGCTGATCGCAGCACGCCTGGCTGACTGGGGTTTCGACGTGTCAGGCCCAGACGTCGTCCCGGACGGTGCGCCCGTCGGTAAGGCATTGCGGGCCGCTGTCGAGGCGTCGTACGACGTGGTGCTGACGACAGGCGGTACGGGGATCTCGCCGACCGACGAGACACCCGAGCAGACGGCGGCCGTGCTGACGAAGGTCGTGCCGGGGATCGCGGAAGCCATCAGGGCCTACGGCATCGCGAACGGCGTACCGACGGCAGCACTGTCCCGCGGCCTTGCCGGAATCGCCGGTACTACGGTCATCGTCAACCTGCCCGGTTCACGGGGCGGCGTGAAGGACGGGCTCGCCGTACTGGAACCGCTGCTGCGACACGCCGTCGAGCAGGTGCACGGTGGGGACCACCTGCGGACGGACACCGACTGATGGCGATCGTGCAATGGCCGGTCGAGCTGAAGCACGGGCAGGTCGGCCTCCGACCGCTGCGCGCCGGCGACGGCGGCGAATGGGCCGCGGCACGCCAGCGGAACGTCAGCTGGCTACGACCGTGGGACGCGACCCAACCACCAGGCGCAGAGGACGGCGCGCGCACCTTCCGCGCGATGGCCCGCGACTGGAACCGGCAGGCCCGCTTCGGGCGGATGCTCCCGTTCGTCATCACGTACGGCGGTGCGGCCGGCGCCGGCGCCCGCGCGAAATGGCCGCTGGTCGGACAGCTCACGGTGTCCGGAATCACCTACGGCTCTGCCCGTTGGGCGAACCTCGGCTACTGGGTCGACGAGCAGTACGCCGGTCGCGGCATCGTGCCGACCGCCGTCGCGATGGCCGCCGACCACTGCTGGTTCACCCTTGGTCTGCACAGGATCGAGGTCGCGATCCGCCCGGAGAACAAGGCAAGTCTGCGGGTGGTGGAGAAGCTCGGCTTCCGGTACGAGGGCGAGCGGCCGCGGTTCCTGCACATCGACGGTGATTGGCGCGACCACCGGATCTTTGCCCTCAATATCGAGGACGTAGGACCCGGTCTCGTAGCGCGACTGCGCTGACTACGCTGCGTGCTATTCACATCAGTCACACGAGTCTTCTTGCGACACACCGTGCCACGTACCTGATCTGGCCCCCGCCGCGCCTTAGCGTCGTCGCATGGGGACGACAGGACTGATCTATGTGGCGATCGTCGCCGCGTGGGCTGCCTATCTCGTCCCGATGTGGCTGAAGCGCGGTGACGAAGCCCGGCGCAAGCCGGTCGTGCCGTCCTCCGACGAAGCCCGGGTGCTGTCCCGCGATCCGTCCCGACCGCGGTACGTCGTACGCCCGGCCGCAGCCCCCGCGGCCGGCGACCCGTCGCCGCCCAAGCGCTACATCCCGAACCGAGCCCGCCGGGTGGCCGCGATGCGCCGTCGGCGGGTGCTGTCGATCCTGACTCTTTCGCTGCTGTCCGTCGTCGCGCTCGCCGGCCTGTCGATCCTGCCGTGGTGGACCGTCGCGGTGCCCGGGGCAATGATCGCCGGATTCGTCGTCCTCACCCGGGTGCAGCTGCGGCGGCAGGCCCGCGCCCGTGCAGCGATCGCGGCGGACCGACGTACCTGGATCCGCGCCCAGCACGACCGCGGACCCGCCGGCAAGCCCGCGCCGGCCCCCGACGACGAGATGACCGTCGAGGTCGAGCTCCCCGCGGAACCCGCCCCCGCTCCCGCTCCGGCAGCGAAGAAAGAGCCGGCCGCGGAGGGCCTGTGGGACCCCGTGCCGGTGACGCTGCCGACGTACGTCATGAAGGAGAAGGCACCCGACCGTACGGTCCGGACCATCTCGCTCACCGACGACGAAGTGTTCTCCAGCGCCCGCACCACCGACCCCGCGGAGAAGCCCGCCAGCACCGAAACCCCGGCCCCCAGGCCGATCGCCGAACCAGAGGTGAAACGCGCCGTCGGCGACTGATATCCAGTTTTAGATCGCGGGGCTCCACGTGTTAGAGTTTCGCGGTCGCCAGGGAAACCCGGCGAACAAGTCTGGGGCTGTGGCGCAGTTGGTAGCGCGCTTCGTTCGCAACGAAGAGGCCAGGGGTTCGAATCCCCTCAGCTCCACCCAGTAGTCGAAGGGCCGGTCACCCACCTCGGGCAGACCGGCCTTTATTTGTGCGGCGTCCTGGGAGCCCGTCCGCAGACCGACGGCGGCGTTCGATGAGGTCTGACAACTCATCGTCAGGTTTCGAGTCTTCCCCTCGTCGTCCTGGGTGCGCGGCGACATCCGCCTTTTCAGAAGTATCCGACCGTGCACCGACTTCGATCTACGAGCAGCCGGGAGGCTACGATCCTGTACCGGCTTGGACGACACCGGACCTCGGGGACTCAGGAAGTGCAACTCGCCGAGAATGCACCGGTCTATCGGCCACCTGGGCCGGCGCATCAACGGTGCCGGTCAGCGTCCGAGGCGCACGATCTCGATCGCAAGCTCCACCAGTGTGCGTGCCCGGCGGACCGGAGGTTCGGCCTTGATAGCGGTCACCACGTCAGTCCCGTACTCGACATCACCTTTGGCCGCGACCAATTCACGCAGCGCCCTTTCGCCTGCGGTGCCTCGGCCCGTTTGGCCAGCGATTGTCGGAGTTCTTTCGCCGCGGCGGCGTGATCCTTCTTGTTGCTTGTCGAACCGGTGAGCGCGGTGACGATCGCGTCCTTGGCGCTGATTCCGGCGTGGATCGCGTCGCCGGCTGCCGGGGCGTACCTCGTGGCGGCAAGGTTGGCTTCGGCCGAGGCGAGATACTCCTCGGCCTTCTTGAGGAAGCTCTTGGCGTGATTGCGCTGCTCGGCCGTGGCCATCATGCAGCTCCGTGCTTGACGCGCGGCTTGGCGCCGATCAGCGCGACGCCGTCACGGAAGATGTCGCTGACGACCGGCTCTCCCGAGGCGGCCAGCCGATTGAAGTCGGCCTCGGTCAAGACGAGTACATCGCAATTGTTGCCGAGATGCATACGGACACTGTCCTCGAGCTCAACGCGGTTGTCCCAGCCGGGCGGCGCAATGACCGCTAGATCAATGTCACTGTCCGGCGTTGCCTCACCGCGAGCGATCGACCCGAAGAGGAGCACCGCCTGCACGTCGCCGTCGATCACCGCACTGACGGCATCTCGCAGAGCCGCGATCGGGTCCAGCAGAGTCCGCAGCGGAGCCACGGAGGCGTGCTCCTCGTTGATGGTGTGTACGCCAGCCCGCCCGATGGTCTGGGTCTCCGTCAGGCCGAGCTATGGATCTGTCGCCCGGTCAGGGGCGTATCGGTGCGCAGTAGCGCCGCGAGCACGGCGCCTCGTGCCCCGGGGATGATCCCGCCGAACGGCTCATTGAAGAACATATGAACAAATACCTGTCATATGAAAGGTGAGACAGTCATCTGACAGGTGACGTGGGCGAGCAATCCCTGGGGCGGGCGCTAGACATGCCCAGTCTCAGCCGCGAAATCGGCTCAGCCGTCGCGACTATACGCTCGCCGAGCGAGGCGGACACTATGTGCAGGACGATCAGCCGCAGCTCGTCGCAGAGGCGATAGACGAGATCATCCGTGCTTGGCCGGCGGCGGCCGTGCTCGAAGGCGGCCCCCGGGATGTGGTGGCACTCGTCCGCGACGATCAGCCCGTAGCGCGGAGGACCGGCTCGAGGTACCGCGACCCGCTGACATCCCAGCCAACCATCGCCGGAACGTCAAGACCGAGATCCTGTGTGTCTCGCGTGTCGACTCGTCACAAGCGGCCACGTCGGTCCCGCAACTGAATGCTGCGGTTCTGAGGACACGCCGGATCGTCTCAGCATCAACTCCAAGTCGCTCACCCACACGCTTGAGTGACGGGCCCGTCGCATAGAGCCCTTCAGCCTCCACCTCCTGCTCGGGCGAGAGTCCCCGTGGGCGAATTTGGATTCCGTTCCTCCGCAGGATCAATACAGCAATCTCCGGGGGACGCCGAACCGTGTGCCCAGCTTTCGCAGGTTCGAGCCTTCCGCGTAACCGGCGATCAGGTGAGCGGTCTGCTCAGCATCGAGCTGCTTGGCTGTCCGAGTCCGTCTACGCGGTAGGTCGACTGAATCTGGCGTTGAGGACGGCTTCGGTCGTCTTGGGGGCGGTTGGGTCCGTTAGGGGAGGGGGACGTCGTTGGGGGGTGGGAGGGTGCTGCCGTCGCGGAGCAGGATCGGGCCGACTGGGGTGGGGGTGTTCACGGGTGGGGAGGGTGGCGGGGTGGGGGACGGTGTGGGGTTGGGTGGGGGCGGCTGCACGATTGTGGTGCCGTACTTCGGGGGTGGTGGGTTGAGTGCGGCCTGGGGCGACAGGTCGACCAGGTCGGCCAGGCCCTTGTCGTTGTCGACTCTGGCGACCCCGAGTGTGGGCAGGCCGAGGAGGTCTAGCGCGGTCTTGGGGATGCTGGGATGCCAGGACCAGCGGTGATCGATGCCCGGCTTGACCCGGCCGCCGAACATGAGCAGGGGCACCCGCGGACCGTAGGCCAACTGGATGCCGTCGGGCGTCGTCTCGACGTTCGGGGTTTGGACGTGATCGTCGTAGCCGCCCCAGTCGTCCCACGTGAGCAGGAAGACCGTCGAGTCCCAGGCCCCGGCTGCGGTCACCGCGTCCACCACTTGCCAGACCGCATCCATGCCCTGGGTCACGTTCGCGGGCGGGTGCTCGTCGAGCGGCGAATCGTGCCACACCATCGACAGCGCGGGTAGCTTGCCCGCCTTCGCGTCGGTGATGATGTCGGCCGAGCGGACGATGTTCGGAGAACCCTTGAGCTGCTTGTAGAACTCGACCGGGTAGCCGCTGGATCCGGTGTACGCCTTCCACGTCAGCCCGTGGTCGCCGGCATGTCCTGGCAGCGATGGCATGTCCCAGACCGGGCTGGTCCCGCTGCGCGACGGGTTCTTCAGAGTCGGCGTCTGGCCGCCGACGACGAGTAGGTGGTTCGGGGTCGAGTTGGTGCCGTACCCGGAGCAGTGGTTCTCGATGAACGCGCCGCTCGCGGCGAGCCACGCATAGAACGGCAGGTCCTTGACCGTGTCGAACTGGACGTGTGCCCCGGTGCTCTTCTTGGTCAGCCACCGGTAGTAGGCCTTGCGGTCGTGCGGCTGGTCGGACGCGGGCGGATTGGCGCTCGCCGGCCAACCGGTCGCGACGTTCGCACCGAACGCGGCCATCGAAGCGAAGTAGTTGTCGGTGGTGTGGTTCTCCTGGACCATCACGATGACGTGGTCGATCGTGGCGTTGGCCATGGGGACGCCTTTCGGTCAGTGCGTCGGGATCCGCAGTGCCTGCAGGAGCGCTTCGCCGTCGGGAGTGCCGAGCCCGGTACACGCGTCCCAGCCCGGCGCTGCCTGGTAGGCACCGTTGTTTCCGCTCGTGATGTCGTGGAAGCCTGGCTGCACGGTGCCGGCGCGAACGCCCTGGTACAGCTGGGTGTGCACCAGGCCGAGGCTGCGCCCGGTGCCCTGGGCGAGGCGCGCCAGCAGCGCGGCCCACAGCGGGGCGACGGCGCTGGTGCCCCCGACCACGATGCGTTGGCCGTCGACGAGAACCTGGTACCCGGTTGCTGGATCGGCGTTGCCCGCGACATCGGGCACTCCCCGGCCGACGCCACCGCCGGCCCGCGGAGGCACCCCCGCAGCGGACTGGAAGGCCGGCACCGGGAACGCGTCGCTGACGCCGCCACCGGAGGCGCCACCGCCCGGGGTGTTCCATACCGTCTCGGAGGTGATCTTCGGCGGGAGGCCTTCGAGGTGCGTGCCGCCGCACGCGAGAGCGTGCGGGCTCGAGGCGGGGAAGTCCGCGTGCTGCACGCCGTCGCTCTGGCCGTCCGCGCTGCCGTTGTCACCGCTGGCCGCGCACACGGTCACACCGAGCGCCGCGGCGTCGGCGAATGCCTGGTCCATCGCCGTCCTTGCCTGCGCCGTCCACTGGTCCTCGGACTGACCCCAGCTGATGCTGACCACGGTCGGCGTCGGGGTGGCGTGTACCGCGGTGGTGACCGCGTCCAGGAAACCCTGATCGGTGTTGGGCGCGAAATAGACCAGCTGCCGGGCCCCTGGGGCGAGCGCACCCGCGACCTCGATGTCGAGCATCACTTCACCGTCGGCGGAGCCCGGATCGCCGGTCGGGGCGTTCTTGCCACCATCCACCTCGACCGCGCTCACCTGGGGAGCGGGGATCTTCAAGCCGGCGAAGTAGGTGCTGATATCGGCCTGCTTGAATCCACCGCCGAGCTCGATGATCGCGATGGTGTGTCCGGTCCCGTCGGTGCCGGCCGGGAAGTTGTAGAGGGAGCCGAGCTGGTCGGGCGTGAACGCCTGTGCGGCGGCCGGAGCCGCGTGCAGCCGAAACTGGGCGCGCGCCTGCGGGCGGTCGTCGAGACCGAGTACGGCGATGACAATCCCGTCGAGTTCGGCGGGCACCGACACCGCACCGGACCGGACCCGGAGCTCCACGGTGGTGCCGTGGCTGTCCTGGCTGCGGACGAGTGAGAGCTCGGTACCGAAAACGTCCGTCAGCGCGGACGCAGGCCCGCGCACGGTCACCTGCCGGGCACCGACGTGCGTTCCGGTGATGCTCAGCCCG
This genomic interval carries:
- a CDS encoding S53 family peptidase, whose product is MSNSARIPIPGSSRSAFADAETLGPVSPDSSITVTLVLRRRAELDENLVTGPETVTAEEFARRFGAGDDDLARVEEVLTAAGLSITGTHVGARQVTVRGPASALTDVFGTELSLVRSQDSHGTTVELRVRSGAVSVPAELDGIVIAVLGLDDRPQARAQFRLHAAPAAAQAFTPDQLGSLYNFPAGTDGTGHTIAIIELGGGFKQADISTYFAGLKIPAPQVSAVEVDGGKNAPTGDPGSADGEVMLDIEVAGALAPGARQLVYFAPNTDQGFLDAVTTAVHATPTPTVVSISWGQSEDQWTAQARTAMDQAFADAAALGVTVCAASGDNGSADGQSDGVQHADFPASSPHALACGGTHLEGLPPKITSETVWNTPGGGASGGGVSDAFPVPAFQSAAGVPPRAGGGVGRGVPDVAGNADPATGYQVLVDGQRIVVGGTSAVAPLWAALLARLAQGTGRSLGLVHTQLYQGVRAGTVQPGFHDITSGNNGAYQAAPGWDACTGLGTPDGEALLQALRIPTH